A window of the Dickeya dianthicola NCPPB 453 genome harbors these coding sequences:
- a CDS encoding DNA polymerase III subunit chi, with the protein MKNATFYLIDHESLIDHESLIDHDRPSGELNACEALACSLAAARWRAGQRVLIACEDEQQAFRLDEALWQREPHAFVPHNLAGEGPRQGAPVELAWPQKRSNAPRDLLISLQPQFADFATAFHEVIDFVPYEESLKQLARDRYKAYRSVGFQLTTATPPTH; encoded by the coding sequence ATGAAAAACGCGACCTTCTATCTTATTGATCACGAAAGTCTTATTGATCACGAAAGCCTTATTGATCACGACCGCCCCAGCGGCGAACTGAACGCCTGCGAAGCGCTGGCTTGCTCCCTGGCGGCGGCGCGCTGGCGTGCCGGTCAGCGCGTGCTGATCGCCTGCGAAGACGAGCAGCAGGCATTCAGGCTGGACGAGGCGTTGTGGCAACGCGAACCGCACGCGTTCGTGCCGCATAATCTGGCGGGAGAAGGGCCGCGGCAAGGCGCGCCGGTGGAACTGGCATGGCCGCAGAAGCGCAGCAACGCGCCTCGCGACCTGTTGATCAGCCTACAGCCGCAGTTCGCAGATTTTGCCACCGCTTTCCATGAAGTGATAGACTTCGTCCCTTACGAAGAATCTCTGAAACAGTTGGCGCGCGACCGCTACAAGGCCTATCGCAGCGTCGGCTTCCAATTGACCACGGCGACGCCGCCAACTCACTGA
- the pepA gene encoding leucyl aminopeptidase, whose product MEFSVKSGSPEKQRSACIVVGVFEPRRLSPIAEQLDKISDGYISALLRRGELEGKVGQSLLLHHVPNILSERILLIGCGKERELDERQYKQVVQKTINALNETGSMEAVCFLTELHVKGRNTYWKVRQAVETAKETLYTFDQLKTNKVELRRPLRKMVFNVPTRRELTSGERAIQHGLAIASGIKAAKDLGNMPPNICNAAYLASQARQLADGYSQVTTRVIGEQQMKELGMNAYLAVGQGSQNESLMSVIEYKGDPDSNSKPIVLVGKGLTFDAGGISIKPADSMDEMKYDMCGAASVYGVMRVAAELALPLNIIGILAGCENMVDGRSYRPGDILTTMSGQTVEVLNTDAEGRLVLCDTLTYIERFEPDVVIDVATLTGACVIALGHHLTGLMSNHNPLAHELLGASEQAGDRAWRLPLGDEYQEQLDSNFADMANIGGRPGGAITAACFLSRFTRKYSWAHLDIAGTAWRSGKAKGATGRPVALLSQFLLNRAGLNDAE is encoded by the coding sequence ATGGAGTTCAGCGTAAAAAGCGGTAGCCCGGAAAAACAACGCAGTGCCTGCATTGTCGTCGGCGTGTTTGAACCGCGTCGGCTGTCCCCTATCGCCGAACAACTCGATAAAATCAGCGACGGTTACATCAGCGCGCTACTTCGCCGCGGCGAACTGGAGGGCAAGGTCGGGCAATCCCTGCTTTTGCACCATGTACCCAATATCCTTTCCGAGCGTATTTTGCTGATTGGCTGCGGCAAAGAGCGTGAGCTTGATGAACGCCAGTACAAACAGGTTGTCCAGAAAACCATCAACGCCCTCAATGAAACCGGCTCGATGGAAGCCGTCTGCTTTTTGACCGAACTGCATGTAAAAGGTCGCAACACTTACTGGAAAGTGCGTCAGGCGGTCGAAACCGCCAAAGAGACGCTCTATACCTTTGATCAGTTGAAGACCAACAAGGTCGAGCTGCGTCGCCCGTTGCGCAAGATGGTGTTCAACGTGCCGACCCGCCGCGAGTTGACCTCCGGCGAGCGCGCCATCCAGCACGGCCTGGCGATCGCCTCCGGCATCAAGGCGGCCAAAGATCTGGGCAACATGCCGCCTAACATCTGCAACGCCGCCTATCTGGCCTCGCAGGCGCGCCAGTTGGCCGACGGCTACAGTCAGGTCACCACCCGCGTCATCGGCGAACAACAGATGAAAGAGCTGGGTATGAACGCTTATCTGGCGGTAGGACAGGGCTCGCAGAATGAATCGTTGATGTCGGTGATCGAATACAAGGGCGACCCGGACAGCAACAGCAAGCCGATCGTGCTGGTGGGCAAAGGCCTGACCTTTGACGCCGGCGGCATCTCCATCAAGCCGGCCGACAGCATGGACGAAATGAAGTACGACATGTGCGGCGCGGCCTCGGTTTACGGCGTGATGCGCGTGGCGGCGGAGTTGGCGTTGCCGCTCAACATCATCGGCATTTTGGCCGGTTGCGAAAATATGGTCGATGGCCGTTCCTATCGCCCCGGCGATATTCTGACCACCATGTCCGGCCAGACGGTGGAAGTGCTGAACACCGACGCCGAAGGCCGTCTGGTGCTGTGCGACACCCTGACCTACATCGAGCGCTTCGAGCCGGACGTGGTGATTGACGTCGCCACCCTGACCGGCGCCTGCGTTATCGCGCTGGGTCACCACCTGACCGGGCTGATGTCGAACCACAATCCGCTAGCGCACGAACTGCTGGGCGCATCGGAACAAGCGGGCGACCGCGCCTGGCGCCTGCCGCTGGGCGACGAGTATCAGGAACAGTTGGACTCCAACTTCGCCGACATGGCCAACATCGGCGGCCGTCCGGGCGGAGCGATCACCGCCGCCTGTTTCCTGTCGCGCTTTACCCGCAAGTACAGCTGGGCGCATCTGGATATCGCCGGCACCGCCTGGCGTTCCGGCAAGGCGAAAGGCGCGACCGGCCGCCCGGTGGCGCTGTTGTCGCAGTTCCTGCTGAACCGCGCCGGGTTGAATGACGCCGAGTAA
- the lptF gene encoding LPS export ABC transporter permease LptF, with the protein MIIIRYLVRETFKSQVAILFILLLIFFCQKLVRILGAAVDGDIPTNLVLSLLGLGVPAMAQLILPLSLFLGLLMTFGRLYAESEITVMHACGLSKSVLLKAALLLSLLTASLAAANVLWLSPWSSRHQDEVLAEARANPGMASLAEGQFQQTQDGNSVLFVGKVNGGDFERIFLAQLHPRENTRPSVVVADRGTVAARGDGSQVVTLNKGTRYEGTAMLRDFRITDFINYQAIVGYQPIAVDPSNVEQMSLETLWQSADIAARAEFHWRLTLILSVLVMAVMVVPLSVVNPRQGRVLSMLPAMLLYLVFFLLQSSLRSNASKGKLDPMVWMWLTNLAYLALAIILNLWDSVPARKMRASLKSGNRQKIKGAA; encoded by the coding sequence GTGATCATCATTAGATATCTGGTACGGGAAACCTTCAAGAGCCAGGTGGCCATTCTGTTTATCCTGTTGCTGATTTTTTTCTGTCAGAAACTGGTGCGGATACTGGGCGCTGCCGTGGACGGCGACATCCCGACGAACCTGGTTTTGTCCCTGCTGGGGCTGGGCGTGCCCGCGATGGCGCAACTGATTCTGCCGTTGAGCCTGTTCCTCGGGCTGCTGATGACCTTCGGGCGGCTCTACGCTGAAAGCGAAATCACCGTAATGCATGCCTGCGGGCTGAGTAAAAGCGTGTTGCTCAAGGCCGCGTTGTTGCTGTCGCTGCTGACGGCGTCGCTCGCCGCCGCGAATGTGCTGTGGCTGAGCCCCTGGTCGTCGCGCCATCAGGACGAAGTGCTGGCGGAGGCGCGCGCCAACCCAGGCATGGCGTCGCTGGCGGAAGGCCAGTTTCAGCAGACGCAGGACGGCAACTCAGTGCTGTTCGTCGGCAAGGTGAACGGCGGCGACTTTGAACGGATCTTCCTGGCGCAACTGCATCCGCGCGAGAACACCCGGCCATCGGTGGTGGTGGCCGATCGCGGTACGGTCGCGGCGCGCGGCGACGGCTCTCAGGTGGTGACGCTCAATAAAGGCACCCGTTACGAAGGAACGGCGATGTTGCGTGATTTCCGGATTACCGATTTTATCAATTATCAGGCCATCGTCGGCTACCAGCCGATCGCGGTCGACCCGAGCAATGTCGAGCAGATGAGCCTGGAGACGCTGTGGCAGTCTGCGGATATTGCCGCCAGAGCCGAGTTCCACTGGCGGTTGACGCTGATTCTGTCGGTGCTGGTGATGGCGGTGATGGTGGTGCCGCTGAGTGTGGTCAATCCGCGTCAGGGCCGGGTGCTGAGCATGTTGCCTGCGATGCTGCTGTATCTGGTGTTCTTCCTGCTGCAAAGCTCGCTGCGCTCGAACGCCAGCAAGGGCAAGCTCGACCCGATGGTGTGGATGTGGCTGACCAATCTGGCCTATCTTGCGCTTGCCATCATCCTGAACCTGTGGGACAGCGTGCCGGCGCGTAAAATGCGCGCCAGCCTGAAGTCGGGTAATCGCCAGAAAATAAAGGGAGCGGCCTGA
- the lptG gene encoding LPS export ABC transporter permease LptG — MFRVLDRYIGKTIFNTIMMTLFMLVSLSGIIKFVDQLRKVGQGGYSVAGAGVYTLLSVPKDIEIFFPMAALMGALLGLGTLATRSELVVMQASGFTRLQIAGSVMKTAIPLVLLTMAIGEWMAPAGEQMARNYRSQMMYGGSMLSTQSGMWAKDGNDFVYIQRVAGENELVGVNIYHFDKQSKLLSVRYAASAVYENGAWKLSQVEESDLRDSKQIGGSQTVSGEWKTNLTPDKLGVVALEPDALSIRGLYDYINYLRQSGQEANRYLLNMWSKLFAPLSVAVMMLMALSFIFGPLRSVAAGMRIVIGISFGFLFYVLDQIFGPLSLVYHIPPVLGALLPSALFLFISIMLLLKRR; from the coding sequence ATGTTTCGCGTACTGGACCGCTATATCGGTAAAACCATTTTCAACACCATCATGATGACGTTGTTCATGCTGGTGTCTCTGTCCGGCATCATCAAGTTTGTCGATCAACTGCGCAAAGTGGGGCAGGGCGGTTACTCGGTGGCGGGCGCCGGGGTGTATACCCTGCTCAGCGTGCCGAAAGATATTGAGATCTTCTTCCCGATGGCCGCGCTGATGGGCGCGCTGCTTGGGCTCGGAACGTTGGCCACCCGCAGTGAACTGGTGGTGATGCAGGCTTCCGGTTTTACCCGGCTGCAGATCGCCGGCTCGGTGATGAAAACCGCCATTCCTCTGGTGCTGCTGACGATGGCGATTGGCGAATGGATGGCGCCGGCGGGCGAGCAGATGGCCCGCAACTACCGTTCTCAGATGATGTACGGCGGCTCGATGCTGTCGACCCAAAGCGGAATGTGGGCCAAAGACGGCAACGACTTTGTCTACATTCAGCGGGTGGCGGGAGAGAATGAACTGGTTGGCGTCAACATTTATCACTTCGACAAACAAAGCAAACTGCTGTCGGTTCGTTACGCCGCGTCGGCGGTGTATGAGAATGGCGCCTGGAAACTGTCTCAGGTTGAAGAGTCCGACCTGCGCGACAGCAAGCAGATTGGCGGCAGCCAGACGGTCAGCGGGGAATGGAAAACCAACCTGACGCCGGACAAGCTCGGCGTGGTGGCGCTGGAGCCGGACGCGCTGTCGATTCGCGGCTTGTATGACTACATCAATTACCTACGCCAGAGCGGGCAAGAGGCCAACCGTTACCTGCTCAACATGTGGAGCAAATTGTTCGCGCCGCTGTCCGTGGCCGTAATGATGTTGATGGCGCTGTCGTTCATCTTCGGCCCGCTGCGCAGCGTAGCCGCGGGGATGCGAATCGTGATCGGCATCAGCTTCGGTTTTCTGTTTTACGTGCTGGATCAGATTTTCGGCCCACTCAGTCTGGTGTACCACATTCCGCCGGTGCTGGGCGCTCTGTTGCCGAGCGCGTTGTTCCTGTTTATCAGCATCATGCTGCTGCTGAAACGGCGTTGA
- a CDS encoding tyrosine-type recombinase/integrase, protein MALTDVVARTAKPREKAYKLADAHGLYLLVSPNGSKRWYLKYRFDGKESRIAFGAYPLISLAKAREKRDEVRLLLSEGIHPTEKREEEKEQAQDALNTFEKVARDWHRNISQNRWSQTHAGRVWRDMERNILPAIGQRHIADLKTKDLLEPLKAVEQNGHLDLASRLRQRITDIMRYAVQNDLIERNPAQDLTGAIAAPKATHRPALKLDKLPDFLARIERYKGRALTRLALKLTLCVFIRSSELRFARWPEIDFKRAMWTIPPEREAIPGVKHSQRGAKMRSEHLVPLSRQALALLEEIKAISGVHELIFPGDHRPTKPMSENTINSALRTMGYDTTTEVCGHGFRTMACSALVESGQWSRDAVERQMSHQERNGVRAAYIHKAEHLEERKLMLQWWADYLDANREEHVVPYEFINRGVKA, encoded by the coding sequence ATGGCCCTGACTGACGTTGTTGCTCGTACCGCTAAGCCCCGCGAGAAAGCCTATAAGCTCGCAGATGCACATGGCCTGTACCTTTTGGTGAGCCCTAACGGTTCTAAGCGCTGGTATCTCAAGTACCGTTTTGACGGTAAGGAAAGCCGGATTGCGTTCGGTGCTTATCCGCTGATTTCGCTGGCGAAGGCCAGAGAGAAACGCGATGAGGTGCGATTACTGCTGTCAGAAGGCATCCACCCAACGGAAAAGCGGGAAGAAGAGAAAGAACAGGCACAGGATGCGCTGAACACCTTTGAAAAGGTGGCAAGAGACTGGCACCGAAACATCAGCCAAAACCGATGGTCACAAACGCACGCTGGACGGGTATGGCGTGACATGGAGCGTAATATTCTGCCTGCCATCGGCCAGCGCCACATTGCCGACCTGAAAACCAAAGACCTGCTTGAACCGCTTAAAGCCGTGGAGCAAAACGGCCATCTTGATTTGGCGTCGCGGTTACGCCAGCGCATTACCGATATCATGCGTTACGCGGTACAAAATGACCTGATCGAGCGTAACCCGGCGCAAGATCTTACCGGGGCGATAGCCGCGCCAAAGGCGACGCATCGGCCAGCCTTGAAGCTCGATAAACTGCCTGACTTTCTGGCACGGATTGAACGCTACAAAGGGAGAGCGTTAACCCGACTGGCCTTAAAACTTACCCTGTGCGTTTTTATCCGTTCCAGTGAGCTACGCTTTGCCCGTTGGCCGGAAATCGACTTTAAACGCGCGATGTGGACGATACCGCCCGAACGTGAAGCTATCCCCGGAGTGAAACACTCACAGCGTGGCGCAAAGATGCGCTCTGAACATTTGGTGCCGTTATCTCGACAGGCTTTAGCACTGCTGGAAGAGATTAAGGCCATCAGTGGCGTTCACGAACTGATCTTCCCCGGCGACCATCGACCAACCAAACCGATGAGTGAAAACACCATCAACAGTGCATTGAGAACAATGGGCTATGACACCACCACCGAAGTATGTGGACACGGCTTCCGTACTATGGCCTGTAGCGCGTTAGTTGAGTCTGGTCAGTGGTCGCGGGATGCCGTAGAGCGGCAAATGAGCCATCAGGAGCGCAATGGCGTCCGTGCTGCGTATATCCACAAAGCCGAACATCTTGAGGAGCGCAAGCTGATGCTGCAATGGTGGGCTGATTATCTGGATGCCAACCGGGAAGAGCATGTTGTGCCGTATGAGTTTATAAATCGTGGTGTAAAAGCATAA
- the dgt gene encoding dGTP triphosphohydrolase yields MYNEDVKEFAKEEEKKLLSLDCRYFTEDSRRSIDRDPFMRDYARILYSSSFRRLQGKMQLLDIDPSKFTRNRLTHSLEVAQIARSIATDLGLENPVVAESASLAHDLGNPPFGHNGEKILNELIKDQGGFEGNAQTFRILRILEKKHHSFSGLNLTLRTMLSVTKYFNRKELSNKKFIYDDDFQFLSDELNKRNIGIIKSIDAQIMDIADEIAYAAHDLEDALSMNYITMGELLHEFKISVEFKDAFDDISEIYEMVHKDALLSHRLCTSEEFALIERKELTSNIVNVLCNDIDIVKDNNGISLLGYRTKSKLAVGLKKLLFKAVLRKRNIQFYELKGENIIKGLFEVYTSTLNRNNLLFPPEIRNLPDSKEKLAIDHIAGMMDSFAIQEYERFFGIGSANIIMK; encoded by the coding sequence ATGTATAATGAAGACGTTAAGGAATTTGCGAAAGAAGAAGAGAAAAAACTATTAAGCTTGGACTGTCGCTACTTTACCGAAGATAGTCGGCGTTCAATTGATAGAGATCCATTTATGCGTGATTACGCACGGATTCTTTATTCGTCATCTTTTCGGCGCTTACAGGGAAAGATGCAACTTTTAGATATAGATCCAAGCAAATTTACAAGAAATAGATTAACACATAGCTTAGAGGTTGCGCAAATTGCACGCTCAATAGCTACAGATTTAGGCTTAGAAAACCCCGTGGTTGCTGAATCAGCATCTTTAGCTCATGATCTTGGTAATCCACCATTCGGCCATAATGGTGAAAAAATTTTAAATGAACTTATAAAAGATCAAGGCGGATTTGAGGGTAATGCACAGACGTTTAGGATATTAAGGATACTAGAAAAAAAACATCATTCTTTTTCCGGATTAAATCTTACGCTTAGAACAATGCTGTCAGTAACTAAATATTTTAATAGGAAGGAATTAAGTAATAAAAAATTTATTTATGATGATGATTTTCAGTTCTTAAGTGATGAATTAAATAAAAGGAACATAGGTATTATTAAAAGTATTGATGCTCAGATTATGGATATTGCCGATGAAATTGCTTATGCTGCGCATGATTTAGAGGATGCTTTAAGCATGAATTATATAACTATGGGCGAGCTTTTGCATGAGTTTAAGATAAGTGTTGAATTTAAGGATGCTTTTGATGATATAAGTGAGATATATGAAATGGTTCATAAAGATGCATTATTATCTCATAGGCTTTGTACTTCTGAAGAATTTGCGTTGATTGAAAGAAAAGAATTGACTTCAAATATAGTTAATGTTCTCTGTAATGATATAGATATAGTCAAAGATAATAACGGTATATCCTTGTTAGGATATAGAACGAAAAGTAAATTAGCTGTAGGCTTGAAGAAGCTTTTGTTTAAAGCTGTTTTGAGAAAAAGAAATATACAATTTTATGAGTTAAAGGGTGAGAATATAATTAAAGGTCTTTTTGAAGTTTATACTAGTACATTAAATAGAAATAATCTATTATTTCCACCTGAGATAAGAAATTTACCTGATTCTAAGGAAAAGTTAGCCATAGATCATATCGCAGGTATGATGGATTCGTTTGCTATTCAGGAGTATGAACGATTCTTTGGCATTGGTAGCGCTAATATAATAATGAAATAA
- a CDS encoding TIGR04141 family sporadically distributed protein, which yields MKKTQPRKEKLSIYLVRNANKKDDEFIKIDKAKNGIEIKLDGVDYAFLYAKNSFKNTPSWTKLFTHYEHIDADYFGMSSNVGAVFVVRAFGYAFILSFGSGFHLIKDEEIERDFGLRVTLNSVDPDKLRSLDKASYDHNPLNSRTQSTKDVDIFNLHLDSESELLYAVTGTSLVKEFGSQVTGRDALTLAVDITLEQLSGILHEAISRYKKKLPDKFSWVENINRVRYQDEIDILDLELDDYFSSGRYTNFWLGEPEIVDWEGQVGYSFDMYPRTPRHIILTLDDYIEYLNGEPISVFRLKGDVIHINNSDFISTKSWSVYRCLYAEIIFGDVYYILRNGMWYKINQDFVNSVDEYLVDLSDYDFDFPIYDHEREDIYNDYLCKNYSNFSLMDKKNIAIGGVYDKLEHCDLIRNGCDFIHVKYYRSSGTLSHLFFQGMVAAEAFIKDKDYRKKLNPKLPESIRLDDVNSRPNPNKYKVVYAIATVKNLPQELPFFSKVTLKNTLKTLKALGYIVSIARIDISPIILKIKKCKPKKYHLNNFN from the coding sequence ATGAAAAAAACTCAACCTAGAAAGGAAAAGCTTTCTATATATCTCGTAAGAAATGCCAATAAAAAAGATGATGAATTCATAAAAATAGATAAGGCTAAAAATGGAATTGAGATAAAATTAGATGGAGTTGATTATGCATTTCTATATGCAAAAAATAGTTTTAAAAATACTCCATCTTGGACAAAATTGTTTACTCATTATGAGCATATAGATGCAGATTATTTTGGTATGTCTAGCAATGTTGGTGCTGTTTTTGTTGTTAGAGCTTTTGGGTATGCTTTTATTTTATCATTTGGTTCCGGTTTTCACTTAATAAAAGATGAAGAAATAGAAAGGGACTTCGGTTTAAGAGTAACATTAAATTCAGTTGATCCAGACAAACTGAGAAGTTTAGATAAAGCTAGTTATGATCATAATCCTTTAAATTCCCGAACGCAAAGTACAAAAGATGTAGATATTTTTAATCTTCATTTAGATTCAGAGTCAGAGTTGCTTTACGCAGTGACTGGGACTTCTTTGGTTAAAGAATTTGGTAGTCAAGTTACTGGGAGAGATGCTCTCACACTTGCAGTTGATATTACTTTGGAACAATTGTCAGGAATTCTTCATGAGGCAATTTCGAGATATAAGAAAAAACTACCTGATAAATTTTCTTGGGTTGAGAATATCAACAGGGTTCGTTATCAAGATGAAATTGATATTCTTGATTTGGAGTTGGATGACTATTTTTCATCTGGGCGTTATACCAATTTTTGGTTAGGAGAACCTGAGATAGTTGATTGGGAGGGGCAAGTTGGATATTCGTTTGATATGTATCCAAGAACACCTAGACATATTATTTTGACATTAGATGATTATATAGAATATCTTAATGGTGAGCCCATTTCTGTATTCAGGCTTAAGGGTGATGTTATTCATATAAATAATAGTGATTTTATATCAACCAAATCTTGGTCTGTATATAGATGTTTGTATGCTGAAATAATTTTTGGTGATGTGTATTATATATTAAGAAATGGAATGTGGTATAAAATAAATCAAGATTTTGTTAACTCTGTTGATGAGTATCTCGTTGATTTAAGTGATTATGATTTTGATTTTCCTATCTATGATCATGAAAGAGAAGATATTTATAACGATTACCTTTGTAAAAATTATTCTAACTTTTCTTTAATGGATAAAAAGAATATAGCAATAGGTGGAGTATACGATAAATTGGAACATTGTGATCTTATTCGAAATGGATGTGATTTTATTCATGTTAAATATTACAGAAGCTCTGGTACATTGAGTCATTTATTCTTTCAAGGTATGGTTGCTGCAGAAGCATTCATTAAGGACAAAGATTATAGAAAAAAGTTAAACCCTAAATTGCCAGAATCCATAAGATTAGATGATGTAAACTCAAGGCCAAATCCCAATAAATATAAAGTTGTTTATGCTATAGCGACAGTTAAGAACCTGCCGCAGGAATTACCTTTCTTTTCTAAAGTAACATTAAAAAACACTCTAAAGACATTAAAGGCCTTGGGTTATATTGTATCAATAGCAAGAATTGATATATCTCCTATAATTCTTAAGATTAAGAAATGCAAGCCTAAAAAATATCATCTTAATAATTTTAATTAA
- a CDS encoding helix-turn-helix domain-containing protein gives MERLGILAGIDEAMASARMNQYERGIHTPDFELACRLATVLHVPACYFYTVEDDLAEMILSFYDTKENPSS, from the coding sequence ATCGAGCGTTTAGGCATTCTTGCCGGGATAGACGAAGCGATGGCCAGCGCTCGCATGAATCAATATGAGCGTGGGATTCACACGCCAGATTTTGAGCTGGCGTGCCGACTGGCTACTGTGCTGCATGTTCCGGCCTGTTATTTTTATACGGTAGAAGATGATTTGGCAGAAATGATCCTGTCGTTTTACGACACGAAGGAAAATCCATCTTCATAG
- a CDS encoding helix-turn-helix domain-containing protein — MTTYNDWHQADIIAGLRKKGTTLAALSRSAGLSSSTLANVLVRPWPKGEWLVATALDKHPAEIWPSRYFDEAGTLIDRKRRIRQERGK, encoded by the coding sequence ATGACTACGTATAACGACTGGCATCAGGCGGATATCATCGCCGGCTTGCGCAAGAAAGGCACCACGCTGGCCGCGCTATCCCGTTCTGCGGGACTCAGTTCTTCCACACTGGCGAATGTGCTGGTACGTCCCTGGCCGAAGGGGGAATGGCTGGTTGCCACCGCGCTGGACAAACATCCCGCTGAGATCTGGCCCAGCCGCTATTTTGATGAAGCGGGTACATTGATTGACAGAAAACGCCGTATCAGGCAGGAAAGGGGTAAATAG
- a CDS encoding helicase RepA family protein — protein sequence MPDVGQSPVAVFSSALPLRKGSEGFDTRQDYLIKGYLPSGAVASAYGASGSYKSFLAVSWACHIATGKPWANRPVTQGAVIYVVGEGGIGVPRRIRAWEETLNDRSPIDALYRVDCPVFPASPDSVEQVIKAAHDVQAATGMVVRLIILDTLARCFGGSDENAAKDMGAFIQGCDYIKAATQATVLIIHHSGKDQDKGARGSSAFRAALDVEFNVRREADGQALILTCTKMKDAEEPPRRAYDLTAVNLYVDDDGEPVTSLVLRDEGREVRDDPTDADPALSGITRLTDNHVALWEAIRSRTASGDGCTRALVRDDMRAMGFDVSKKFTRWLDKLVKDDLIALDGENIVPLSKRGNVGE from the coding sequence TTGCCTGACGTTGGGCAATCTCCCGTTGCGGTCTTCTCCTCCGCCCTGCCTTTGCGTAAAGGCTCGGAAGGGTTTGATACCCGGCAGGATTACCTGATCAAGGGCTACCTGCCGAGCGGCGCGGTTGCCAGTGCTTACGGTGCCAGCGGGTCGTATAAATCCTTTCTGGCTGTTTCCTGGGCGTGCCATATCGCCACCGGAAAGCCGTGGGCCAACCGACCGGTCACACAGGGTGCGGTGATTTATGTAGTAGGCGAAGGCGGGATCGGCGTACCGCGCCGCATTCGGGCGTGGGAGGAAACGCTGAACGACCGTAGCCCGATTGATGCACTCTACCGCGTTGACTGCCCGGTATTCCCGGCCAGTCCCGACAGCGTGGAGCAGGTGATCAAGGCCGCTCATGACGTACAGGCCGCCACCGGGATGGTGGTACGGCTGATCATTCTGGATACACTGGCCCGCTGCTTTGGTGGTTCAGATGAAAACGCCGCTAAAGACATGGGGGCGTTTATTCAGGGTTGCGACTACATCAAGGCGGCCACGCAGGCCACGGTACTGATTATTCATCACTCCGGCAAAGATCAGGACAAAGGCGCTCGCGGCTCCAGCGCCTTCCGGGCTGCGCTGGACGTGGAGTTTAATGTGCGCCGCGAGGCCGACGGGCAGGCGCTGATCCTGACCTGCACCAAGATGAAGGACGCCGAAGAGCCGCCACGCCGGGCCTACGACCTGACGGCGGTGAATCTGTACGTGGACGATGACGGCGAGCCGGTCACGTCGCTGGTTCTGCGGGATGAAGGCCGGGAAGTCCGCGATGACCCGACCGACGCTGACCCGGCGCTCAGTGGGATCACCCGGCTGACGGATAACCATGTGGCGCTGTGGGAAGCGATCCGCTCGCGCACGGCCAGTGGCGACGGCTGCACCCGCGCACTGGTGCGTGACGATATGCGGGCGATGGGGTTTGATGTCTCCAAAAAGTTTACCCGCTGGCTGGATAAACTCGTCAAGGATGACCTGATCGCGCTGGATGGTGAAAACATCGTGCCATTATCAAAACGCGGTAACGTGGGGGAATAA
- a CDS encoding ash family protein, with translation MSHSAFLLAGKLGYTARATAKSVAGIGVPNNSLVPEYAHCAYFFAGKRRAVPSMVARAGLPQGRPVARLSGNANLARATTREIGVSGGSYHNCYSLEAALWLRPLAIPACNLSPLLWRCAMYNPTPLLLEEIADHCRALAYAIIELENPVAKELLMFILWERLNLLNDTLDAEVPDNE, from the coding sequence ATGAGTCATTCAGCTTTTCTTCTGGCGGGCAAATTGGGCTATACTGCGCGGGCTACGGCAAAATCCGTAGCCGGAATTGGCGTTCCGAACAATAGTCTGGTGCCTGAATACGCACATTGTGCGTATTTTTTTGCAGGCAAGCGTCGAGCTGTACCTTCAATGGTGGCTCGTGCGGGGCTTCCGCAAGGAAGGCCGGTAGCCAGACTGTCCGGTAACGCCAACCTCGCACGGGCTACCACCCGCGAGATTGGCGTCTCTGGTGGTAGCTATCACAATTGCTACAGTCTGGAGGCTGCCTTATGGCTACGACCCTTAGCTATTCCTGCCTGCAATCTTTCACCTCTCTTGTGGAGGTGCGCTATGTATAACCCCACACCGCTGTTACTGGAAGAGATCGCCGATCACTGCCGGGCGCTGGCCTACGCCATCATTGAGCTGGAAAACCCCGTTGCCAAAGAGCTGCTGATGTTCATCTTATGGGAGCGGCTTAACCTGCTGAATGACACGCTGGATGCGGAGGTGCCGGACAATGAGTAA
- a CDS encoding helix-turn-helix transcriptional regulator — protein sequence MSNLTLLRLPDVMKKTSLKKSWIYYLIDHGEFPQPVKLGARSVAWVESEINDWIAERIRQRAEGRK from the coding sequence ATGTCCAATCTCACTCTGTTGCGTTTGCCCGATGTGATGAAAAAAACCAGCCTCAAAAAATCCTGGATCTATTACCTGATCGATCATGGCGAGTTCCCCCAGCCGGTGAAGCTGGGCGCACGTTCTGTCGCCTGGGTGGAGAGTGAAATCAACGACTGGATTGCCGAGCGTATCCGTCAGCGGGCGGAGGGGCGCAAATGA